A single genomic interval of Dromiciops gliroides isolate mDroGli1 chromosome 1, mDroGli1.pri, whole genome shotgun sequence harbors:
- the TMEM252 gene encoding transmembrane protein 252, producing MQKGSLAALCCFALLTGFLIICLGAFFISMGSAPNCRGKLILAYCLLSLGFLILLSGIFLSTYQQARQSKGIFNRVLRQRLGHGDLPIATVDRPDFYPPSYEDSIDPEKHLSLEQETSNIPPPLYTESSLEFMDDTDSHRDTPPSYEVSMRGVLMAEVAAAVAMGGGEGGGDAAGSQECLRH from the exons ATGCAGAAAGGGAGCCTCGCAGCCCTTTGCTGCTTCGCTCTTTTGACTGGATTCCTGATCATTTGCCTAGGGGCTTTCTTCATATCCATGGGCTCAGCCCCTAACTGCAGGGGGAAACTGATCCTGGCCTATTGTCTTTTGTCTCTGGGGTTCCTGATCCTCTTGAGTGGAATTTTTTTGAGCACCTACCAGCAGGCAAGACAAAGCAAGGGAATCTTCAACAGGGTGCTCAGACAGCGCCTAGGGCATGGGGACCTGCCAATTGCCACTGTGGACAG GCCGGATTTTTATCCCCCATCTTATGAAGACAGCATTGATCCTGAAAAGCATCTCTCTCTGGAGCAGGAGACCTCTAACATTCCCCCACCCCTATATACTGAGAGCAGCCTAGAATTCATGGACGACACTGACAGCCACAGAGATACGCCACCATCCTATGAAGTTTCAATGAGAGGCGTGTTGATGGCAGAGGTGGCTGCTGCAGTAGcaatgggaggaggggaaggaggaggcgACGCAGCAGGAAGCCAAGAATGTCTCAGGCATTAA